One segment of Gemmatimonadota bacterium DNA contains the following:
- the xerD gene encoding site-specific tyrosine recombinase XerD codes for MSIDQMIIAPKLGRALQRFLDSVTLERGLSDNTARAYERDLSRYLTLLTDLGIRAPDEISQTEVSALLNLLSEMGLEASSVARNLTAVRMFHRFLIGEGLARRDPTEHLKPPKLGRKLPSVLNIYEVERLMLAPDVETPLGLRDRALIEMLYGAGLRVSELIGLSQVDLLFDVEVVRVLGKGGRERVVPIGSEGIEWVSEYLDAVRPELVKLQTGSEVFLNFRGGPLSRMGVWKVLRQYVVLAGLEKKVSPHTLRHSFATHLLEGGADLRAVQEMLGHADISTTQIYTHVDREYLKEVHRTFHPRA; via the coding sequence ATGTCTATAGACCAGATGATAATTGCCCCAAAGTTGGGGCGCGCATTGCAGCGGTTTCTCGATTCTGTGACGCTGGAGCGCGGGTTGTCGGATAATACGGCGCGTGCTTATGAGCGCGATTTGAGCCGGTATTTGACGTTGTTGACGGATTTGGGGATCCGCGCACCCGATGAGATTTCTCAGACGGAGGTGTCCGCGCTGTTGAATTTGCTTTCGGAGATGGGGCTGGAGGCGTCGAGTGTGGCGCGCAATTTGACGGCGGTGCGGATGTTTCACAGGTTTTTGATAGGGGAAGGGCTCGCGCGCAGGGATCCGACGGAGCATTTGAAGCCGCCTAAGTTGGGGCGAAAATTGCCGTCGGTGCTGAATATTTACGAGGTTGAGCGGTTGATGCTGGCGCCGGATGTGGAGACGCCCTTAGGGCTACGCGATCGCGCGCTTATAGAGATGCTTTATGGGGCGGGGCTGCGGGTGTCGGAGTTGATCGGGTTGTCGCAGGTGGATTTGCTGTTTGATGTGGAGGTGGTTCGGGTGCTGGGCAAGGGCGGGCGCGAGCGCGTGGTGCCGATTGGGTCAGAGGGTATTGAGTGGGTGTCTGAGTATTTGGATGCGGTGCGTCCGGAGTTGGTCAAGCTGCAAACCGGGTCTGAGGTGTTTTTGAATTTTCGCGGTGGTCCGTTGTCGCGGATGGGTGTGTGGAAGGTGCTGAGGCAATACGTGGTGCTGGCGGGGTTGGAGAAGAAGGTGAGTCCACATACGCTGCGGCATTCTTTTGCGACGCATTTGCTGGAGGGGGGCGCAGATTTGCGGGCGGTGCAAGAGATGCTGGGGCATGCGGATATTTCAACGACGCAGATTTATACGCATGTGGATCGGGAGTATTTGAAGGAGGTACACCGGACGTTTCATCCGAGGGCATGA